From the Natrarchaeobaculum aegyptiacum genome, one window contains:
- a CDS encoding ABC transporter ATP-binding protein — protein sequence MIDREPTLAEKLEALRRAMGHRPALAAAILVLKLFAAVFEGIGLTFLLPIIELAMTSDGLGEDASPIAAVFVRAYDALGIPATLETLILGLAIVMTIRYSVSFLIGWLQASLTTTYMAALRRRSYEALLAADVAYVDRQDGDEVVNTVVTETRAAGRVVGDVLSAVEKVLFAGVYATIAIVLSPALTIATIVVLGFVVVLTRFGLDSGYDVGDGVATANEEIQSLINAATQGTREIRLFTMQSDLADQFDRAHDRLVETRVRLERNHVALGSFNQLLNAFVVFGLVYVAIQYLALDFATLGTFLFAIYRLSPLISALNNTLYSIDGTLPHLVRAQALIEEFGEHTRPTSGEPVPDRTAVEFEDVCFRYDDDADRTDVRNVSLTVDRGETIALVGPSGAGKSTIVSLLARLYEPDRGQITVDGVPLERLDRHEWHERVTVVPQQPFLFTGTLRENVTIGDPSADEAAIERACERSQVSTFLDELPEGLDTELGDDGVRLSGGQRQRIAIARALLADADVLILDEATSELDSPTEAAILEAIDEMDREYATVVIGHWLSTVSDADRIYTVVDGEIVESGTHTDLLSEDSAYAQLYDSQLESSQPSP from the coding sequence ATGATCGACCGCGAGCCGACACTCGCCGAGAAACTCGAGGCGCTCCGGCGAGCGATGGGACACCGGCCGGCGCTGGCGGCGGCGATTCTGGTGTTGAAACTCTTCGCGGCCGTGTTCGAGGGGATCGGACTCACGTTCTTGCTTCCGATCATCGAACTCGCGATGACCAGCGACGGACTCGGCGAAGACGCATCACCGATCGCTGCGGTCTTCGTTCGGGCATACGACGCGCTTGGAATTCCCGCCACGCTCGAGACGTTGATCCTCGGGCTCGCCATCGTGATGACCATCCGGTACAGCGTGAGTTTCCTGATCGGCTGGCTTCAGGCATCGCTCACGACGACGTACATGGCGGCGCTCCGCCGTCGGTCGTACGAGGCGTTGCTCGCCGCTGACGTGGCGTACGTCGACCGGCAGGATGGCGACGAGGTCGTCAACACCGTCGTCACGGAAACCCGTGCTGCCGGTCGGGTCGTCGGTGACGTCCTCAGCGCCGTCGAGAAAGTGCTGTTCGCGGGTGTGTACGCGACGATCGCGATCGTCCTGTCGCCCGCGCTGACGATCGCGACGATCGTCGTGCTCGGGTTCGTGGTAGTTCTCACCCGGTTCGGCCTCGATTCGGGATACGACGTCGGCGACGGCGTCGCGACGGCCAACGAGGAGATCCAGTCACTGATCAACGCTGCGACGCAGGGAACTCGCGAGATCAGGCTGTTCACTATGCAATCTGATCTCGCCGACCAGTTCGACCGGGCTCACGATCGACTGGTCGAGACGCGCGTCAGGCTCGAGCGAAACCACGTCGCTCTCGGCAGTTTCAACCAGTTGCTCAACGCGTTCGTCGTCTTCGGCCTCGTCTACGTCGCCATCCAGTATCTGGCGCTTGACTTTGCAACCCTGGGGACGTTCCTGTTCGCGATCTATCGACTCTCACCGCTGATCAGCGCACTCAACAACACCCTGTACTCGATCGACGGCACGCTGCCACACCTCGTCCGGGCACAGGCGCTCATCGAGGAATTCGGCGAACACACCCGGCCCACCAGTGGGGAGCCAGTTCCCGACCGGACAGCCGTCGAGTTCGAGGACGTGTGTTTTCGCTACGACGACGACGCGGATCGAACCGACGTACGGAACGTTTCGCTCACCGTCGATCGCGGCGAGACGATCGCGCTGGTCGGTCCCTCCGGCGCCGGCAAGTCCACGATCGTCTCCTTGCTGGCACGACTCTACGAACCAGACCGGGGTCAAATCACCGTCGACGGCGTTCCCCTCGAGCGACTCGACCGCCACGAGTGGCACGAGCGTGTCACCGTCGTTCCCCAGCAGCCGTTCCTGTTCACCGGTACCCTCCGGGAGAACGTCACGATCGGCGATCCGAGCGCCGACGAGGCGGCCATCGAGCGAGCCTGCGAGCGCAGCCAGGTGTCGACGTTTCTCGATGAGTTACCCGAGGGCCTCGACACCGAACTCGGTGACGACGGCGTGCGCCTCTCGGGCGGGCAACGCCAGCGTATCGCCATCGCACGGGCGTTGCTTGCAGACGCCGACGTCTTGATCCTCGACGAGGCCACGAGCGAACTCGACTCGCCGACCGAGGCGGCGATCCTCGAGGCCATCGACGAGATGGATCGCGAGTACGCGACGGTCGTCATCGGCCACTGGCTCTCGACCGTCAGCGATGCCGATCGCATCTACACCGTCGTCGACGGCGAAATCGTCGAATCGGGGACTCACACAGACCTCCTGAGTGAGGACTCGGCGTACGCCCAGCTGTACGACTCACAACTCGAGTCGAGTCAGCCGTCGCCGTGA
- a CDS encoding DUF1616 domain-containing protein — MSIGRPIRLLAVRIRRLCPPDLAAILALTILVNVVAVTPGLRASAVRIPLGLFFLLVVPGYAVLAVVYPESGDAPAADRLRSAGGSSAMGTGGSTGVDVRDRPLVSNGESPAGGARGIDGIERIVLAAVCSVAIVPLIGLVLHASPWGISGGSYLLATSAFVVATTIVAIQRRRALPASARYSFPVTDWVETGRSHLVAAPTRMDALLNVAVVASLLVAAGAVGFAVATPAVGEQYSAVYVGTEDEDGEFLAANYPSTLEVGDAADVVVGVENAEQRPVEYTVVAVEQEIDRHDETTVSVTDQRELERFEPELDHGDSWTQTHAIEPTVDGEVRIVWLLFTDSVPAEDDLSISAADEYVHLWLDVEEPLE, encoded by the coding sequence ATGAGTATCGGTCGACCCATCCGTCTCCTCGCCGTGCGGATTCGGCGTCTCTGCCCACCCGATCTCGCGGCGATCCTCGCGTTGACGATCCTCGTCAACGTGGTGGCAGTGACGCCGGGACTTCGAGCGTCGGCGGTGCGGATCCCGCTGGGGCTCTTCTTTCTCCTCGTGGTACCGGGGTACGCTGTTCTCGCGGTGGTCTACCCCGAGTCCGGCGACGCACCAGCCGCTGATCGCTTGCGGTCAGCTGGTGGGTCGTCCGCCATGGGGACGGGTGGCTCGACCGGCGTCGATGTGCGCGATCGACCGCTGGTCTCGAACGGCGAGTCTCCCGCCGGTGGCGCACGCGGTATCGACGGGATCGAGCGAATCGTTCTGGCCGCCGTTTGTAGCGTCGCTATCGTGCCGCTGATCGGCCTCGTCTTGCACGCGAGTCCCTGGGGTATCAGCGGCGGGTCGTACCTGCTTGCCACGTCCGCGTTCGTCGTCGCGACGACGATCGTTGCCATCCAGCGCCGGCGCGCCCTTCCAGCGTCAGCACGCTATTCGTTCCCCGTTACAGACTGGGTCGAAACCGGGCGATCTCACCTCGTCGCGGCTCCCACGCGCATGGACGCACTCCTGAACGTCGCGGTGGTCGCGTCGCTCCTCGTCGCCGCCGGTGCCGTCGGCTTCGCCGTCGCGACGCCAGCGGTCGGTGAACAGTACTCTGCGGTCTACGTCGGGACCGAAGACGAAGACGGCGAGTTCCTCGCGGCGAATTATCCGTCGACACTCGAGGTCGGCGACGCAGCCGACGTGGTCGTCGGCGTCGAGAACGCCGAACAGCGCCCGGTGGAGTACACGGTCGTGGCGGTCGAACAGGAGATCGACCGTCACGACGAGACCACGGTTTCCGTGACCGACCAGCGTGAACTCGAGCGGTTCGAGCCCGAACTCGACCACGGTGATAGCTGGACGCAGACGCACGCGATCGAGCCGACGGTCGACGGCGAGGTTCGGATCGTCTGGCTGCTCTTTACCGACTCGGTCCCTGCCGAGGACGATCTCTCGATTTCGGCAGCCGACGAGTACGTGCACCTCTGGCTCGACGTCGAGGAACCACTGGAGTGA
- a CDS encoding metal-dependent hydrolase, producing the protein MPDLLTHVLAGYILGTILSFRYEWIRPAHVTVVMIGAALPDLAKINLLISRYEVMAVLGIPWDWFALHTLGGTVVTLLLWSLLVGPAYRRRVIALLAVGVASHHVLDALLVTRTGYTYPIFWPLTEYRPPAGNLFHSSDWLPAALSSVIAAALWQLRRRVDRSPAGRTDANTG; encoded by the coding sequence ATGCCTGACCTGCTGACGCACGTCCTCGCGGGGTACATCCTCGGGACGATCCTCTCGTTCCGGTACGAGTGGATTCGACCGGCACACGTGACCGTCGTCATGATCGGCGCCGCCCTGCCGGATCTGGCGAAGATCAACCTCCTCATCTCCCGATACGAGGTGATGGCTGTACTCGGCATCCCGTGGGACTGGTTCGCGCTGCACACACTCGGCGGCACGGTCGTTACGCTGTTACTGTGGTCGTTACTCGTCGGTCCCGCCTACCGACGACGGGTGATCGCGCTCCTCGCAGTCGGCGTCGCCTCACATCACGTCCTCGACGCGCTGCTCGTCACCAGAACGGGATACACCTACCCCATCTTCTGGCCGCTCACCGAGTACCGACCACCCGCTGGCAACCTCTTTCACAGCTCTGACTGGTTGCCAGCAGCCCTCTCGAGCGTAATCGCGGCGGCCCTCTGGCAGCTTCGCCGACGCGTCGACCGCTCACCGGCCGGTCGAACGGACGCGAACACAGGCTGA
- a CDS encoding asparagine synthase-related protein, with protein MSGICGVFDRADGSVMGDDVATVHAELSHRGPDGDGLWRADRVGLGHHQLETTPQARFDDQPIVTDDLVVTADARLDNREALLAALAVAAPYERVPDSQLVSAAYRRWGPQCVEHLLGSFAFAIWDRRANRLFCARDRIGVKPLYYHAGDDAFAFASEPGSLLTLEAVPDGIDDRRIGDFLTGRLEDERVSFYESIERLPPAHAIIVTATDADRWQYWDLDPTRTITLASDAAYEREFRRLLEQAVRCRLRAPSRDGAAGSRNTRVETPRQGGVGTELSGGLDSSSITVLARDLLPDDVSLPTFSNVFEDAPSSDEREFIDPIADRNGIVPEYVFLDERGVLTDRERVFGGLDVPPHNTLHFGEWTLLNRASDAGVSVLLNGAVGDSATNYGLGLLPQWFRTGRWRALARELTAMSEVLRTSRPQAFRDHVLTPLVPPPAKRQYRRLRGEPILEAAANPTLADSFVDRVDLRKRYRRLDSTSVRSQTTDRLRQYRSLRSGRHAANLEVRDHLCSAVGIEPRYPFTDARLLEFSLAIPPTQQFSDGYTRSIVRRSLDDLLPAVVQWRPWKTMLNEGFWNALAREDDALQTLIADPAPVDDYVDPDALARAYDRFDADPTSTDARALWRALSLSTWLECQPARPSTATTGTLEPVNNSE; from the coding sequence ATGAGCGGGATCTGTGGGGTCTTCGATCGGGCCGATGGGTCGGTGATGGGCGACGACGTGGCGACGGTTCACGCCGAGCTTTCCCACCGTGGCCCGGACGGTGACGGACTCTGGCGAGCCGACCGGGTGGGGCTGGGCCACCACCAACTCGAGACGACGCCGCAGGCCCGGTTCGACGACCAGCCGATCGTCACCGACGACCTCGTCGTTACCGCTGACGCTCGCCTCGACAACCGCGAGGCGCTGCTCGCCGCCCTTGCCGTTGCAGCGCCATACGAACGGGTCCCGGACAGCCAGCTCGTCTCGGCGGCCTACCGGCGGTGGGGACCACAGTGCGTCGAGCACCTGCTCGGGTCGTTCGCGTTCGCCATCTGGGATCGACGGGCGAACCGACTGTTCTGTGCCCGCGACCGCATCGGCGTCAAACCGCTGTACTATCACGCAGGCGACGACGCGTTCGCGTTCGCCTCCGAACCCGGCTCGCTCCTCACACTCGAGGCCGTCCCGGACGGCATCGACGACCGGCGTATTGGCGACTTCCTCACTGGCCGGCTCGAGGACGAGCGCGTCTCGTTTTACGAGTCGATCGAACGACTGCCGCCGGCCCACGCGATAATCGTGACTGCCACCGACGCCGATCGCTGGCAGTACTGGGACCTCGACCCGACGCGGACGATCACGCTCGCCTCGGACGCGGCTTACGAACGCGAGTTCCGCCGGTTGCTCGAGCAGGCCGTTCGCTGTCGGCTGCGCGCGCCAAGCCGGGATGGCGCGGCCGGTTCCCGGAACACTCGAGTCGAAACCCCACGTCAGGGAGGTGTCGGCACCGAACTGAGCGGTGGACTCGACTCCTCGTCGATTACGGTACTGGCGAGGGACCTGTTGCCGGACGACGTTTCGCTCCCGACGTTCTCGAACGTCTTCGAGGATGCGCCCTCGAGCGACGAACGGGAGTTCATCGACCCGATCGCCGATCGCAACGGGATCGTCCCCGAGTACGTCTTCCTCGACGAGCGCGGCGTCCTCACCGATCGAGAGCGCGTCTTCGGGGGCCTCGACGTGCCGCCGCACAACACCCTTCACTTCGGCGAGTGGACGCTGTTGAACCGTGCATCCGACGCCGGGGTCTCGGTCCTGTTGAACGGGGCCGTCGGGGACAGTGCGACCAACTACGGGCTGGGACTGTTACCGCAGTGGTTTCGAACGGGTCGCTGGCGAGCGCTCGCCCGCGAACTCACCGCGATGAGTGAGGTCCTTCGAACCTCCAGACCGCAGGCGTTCCGTGACCACGTTCTGACGCCGCTGGTTCCACCGCCTGCGAAACGACAGTACCGTCGGTTGCGCGGCGAACCAATTCTCGAGGCGGCGGCCAACCCGACGCTCGCCGACTCGTTCGTCGACCGGGTCGACCTCCGGAAGCGGTACCGTCGCCTCGATTCGACGTCGGTCCGGAGCCAGACCACCGATCGCCTGCGCCAGTATCGCTCGCTTCGGTCGGGTCGACACGCGGCGAACCTCGAGGTGCGTGATCACCTCTGTAGCGCGGTCGGCATCGAACCACGGTACCCGTTTACCGACGCCCGACTGCTCGAGTTTTCGCTCGCGATCCCACCCACACAACAGTTTTCCGACGGGTACACGCGGTCGATCGTTCGGCGGTCACTCGACGACCTGTTACCGGCGGTCGTGCAGTGGCGACCCTGGAAGACGATGTTGAACGAAGGCTTCTGGAACGCACTCGCGCGCGAAGACGACGCCCTTCAGACACTGATCGCCGACCCCGCGCCCGTCGACGACTACGTCGATCCCGACGCGCTGGCGCGTGCGTACGACCGGTTCGACGCCGACCCGACGTCGACGGACGCCCGCGCCCTCTGGCGGGCCCTCTCGCTGTCGACCTGGCTCGAGTGCCAGCCAGCGCGGCCATCGACAGCAACCACGGGAACACTCGAGCCAGTGAATAATTCCGAATGA
- a CDS encoding lasso peptide biosynthesis B2 protein yields MGRVAGFLAVSVGEKFRLLLAATVLLTVRVGIVVGSFDQCRRWLLVPARLLSGIVPGSPSPVRVAWAVDAADRSIPGHRTCLMRSLSSEVLHVLYGHDVVHRIGVDANPPPDADRPRRPSRAAITPPAGIDFEAHSWIEYDGEVIIGHLEDLSRFEPLPPLNDHGDP; encoded by the coding sequence ATGGGTCGAGTCGCCGGGTTCCTCGCCGTGTCGGTGGGTGAGAAGTTCCGACTACTCCTCGCTGCAACCGTGCTCCTGACCGTTCGCGTCGGGATCGTGGTCGGATCGTTCGACCAGTGCAGACGCTGGCTGCTGGTACCGGCCCGACTCCTCTCGGGGATCGTCCCCGGCTCCCCGTCACCGGTCCGCGTCGCGTGGGCGGTCGACGCGGCCGATCGATCCATTCCGGGCCACCGAACCTGCCTGATGCGCTCGCTCTCGTCGGAGGTGCTCCACGTTCTCTACGGCCACGACGTGGTCCACCGGATCGGCGTCGACGCGAATCCGCCACCGGACGCTGACCGGCCACGCCGGCCGTCGCGCGCGGCCATCACACCACCCGCTGGGATCGACTTCGAGGCGCACAGCTGGATCGAGTACGACGGGGAGGTCATCATCGGTCACCTCGAGGACCTCTCCCGGTTCGAACCGCTGCCGCCGTTGAACGACCACGGGGACCCATGA
- a CDS encoding PqqD family protein has protein sequence MGNGDELPGTAVIVATDDQLATTVDDETVLLQTDTGTYYGFNEVAARVWDVVQEATTVTEVVETIRAEYDVDASQCRRDVESILHEMEAADLVRIDLEPATAD, from the coding sequence ATGGGGAACGGAGACGAATTACCCGGAACTGCGGTGATAGTCGCGACGGACGACCAGCTCGCCACGACGGTGGACGACGAGACGGTCCTCTTGCAGACCGATACCGGTACGTACTACGGTTTCAACGAAGTCGCTGCCCGCGTCTGGGACGTCGTTCAGGAAGCCACGACAGTGACCGAAGTCGTCGAGACCATCCGCGCCGAGTACGACGTCGACGCGTCACAGTGTCGACGCGACGTCGAATCGATCCTCCACGAGATGGAAGCGGCCGACCTCGTTCGGATCGACCTCGAGCCGGCGACGGCCGACTGA
- a CDS encoding lasso RiPP family leader peptide-containing protein encodes MSQDTSRGYERPELTEYGSVESITQNDKIGNGEDQYSGATSLTGSIV; translated from the coding sequence ATGTCTCAGGACACATCACGCGGATACGAACGACCAGAACTGACCGAGTACGGAAGCGTCGAATCGATCACGCAGAACGACAAGATCGGTAACGGGGAAGACCAGTACTCCGGTGCCACGTCGCTGACCGGTTCGATCGTCTAG